The proteins below are encoded in one region of Silene latifolia isolate original U9 population chromosome 2, ASM4854445v1, whole genome shotgun sequence:
- the LOC141633355 gene encoding uncharacterized protein LOC141633355, which yields MAGKDASTPEFPKIDPSSPYYLDSHDGPGAKISTITLRRDNYDDWKQSMKMSLKSRRKFGFVDGTIKKPTTQFDLENWEVVHCTLVQWIRNTIDSDILEAISYVDDASVLWAELEAQFAVVDGTKIHSLKTQLHNCKQTKGMSVTTYYGKLKSLWDALLVHEPLFSCKCNKCDCQIGQAAIKRLDNERLNQFFMGLDATLYGNIRSQQFQLDPLPTLNRAYIIVPLEERLRSEVVPDVSDVSAFALSSANSTVDWRVLRDKERATRQPLFCSHCETRGHELPTCFFKTNRFPAWCGDRPRTLADYRRYRTNGPSSSRGNTAAGTSGREKDTTVHANAVMGPTAQSLLTSDRLSGMCNWILDTGASNHVTGLLSCLEDRKIIPGRPVCLPNGQQVVATMTGSVYVNKFLTLYDVLYIPNLKCNLISISQLTSATNLCFEFAKSSCLIQDRSLRTTIGAGTVIESSLEHDSPIFDEPFNGSPSSDPDPSPSPAGSATPATDGPGPEEPQEDPVLDTEQATDSSIVSTEPEPAALAKGHRIRFPNSRLSGYVLDTTHGPSRSSDSPSSSVSPSGTPYDLANYVNCRLFSPKHRQFLAAVTMGIEPPTFKEAIRDEGWCEAMKLEIAALERNETWELADLPPDKKALGCRWIYKIKYKSDGSIERLKARLVVFGNHQVEGLD from the exons ATGGCTGGCAAAGACGCTTCCACACCAGAATTCCCAAAAATCGATCCGTCGAGCCCTTACTATCTCGACTCACATGATGGTCCTGGAGCCAAAATCTCCACCATCACCCTTCGTCGTGACAATTACGACGATTGGAAACAATCAATGAAGATGTCCTTGAAATCCCGTCGCAAGTTTGGATTTGTGGATGGTACAATTAAGAAACCCACCACACAATTCGACTTAGAAAATTGGGAAGTTGTCCACTGTACACTTGTGCAATGGATTCGTAATACGATCGATTCCGATATTCTTGAAGCTATCTCCTATGTCGATGATGCCTCCGTCCTTTGGGCCGAGTTGGAGGCGCAGTTCGCTGTGGTTGATGGCACCAAAATTCACAGCTTGAAAACACAGCTTCACAATTGCAAACAAACGAAAGGTATGTCCGTCACTACTTATTATGGAAAACTAAAATCATTATGGGATGCTTTGCTTGTGCACGAACCTCTGTTTTCGTGCAAATGCAACAAGTGCGATTGTCAGATTGGCCAAGCTGCTATTAAACGCCTTGACAACGAGAGGTTAAACCAATTTTTTATGGGACTTGATGCGACTTTATACGGTAATATCCGCTCTCAACAGTTTCAACTTGATCCCCTTCCCACTTTGAACCGTGCTTATATTATCGTTCCTCTTGAGGAACGCCTTCGTTCCGAGGTCGTTCCTGATGTCTCCGATGTTAGTGCTTTCGCCTTGTCCTCGGCTAATTCCACCGTGGATTGGAGGGTTTTACGGGATAAAGAACGAGCCACCCGTCAACCCTTATTTTGTTCTCACTGTGAGACCCGTGGCCATGAACTCCCTACTTGTTTCTTCAAGACCAATCGCTTTCCTGCATGGTGTGGTGATAGGCCGCGCACTCTAGCTGATTATCGTCGCTACAGGACGAATGGTCCCAGTAGCTCACGGGGCAACACGGCTGCAGGGACGTCAGGACGCGAAAAGGATACCACTGTTCACGCCAATGCCGTGATGGGTCCAACGGCTCAGTCTCTTCTTACCTCAGATCGTCTAAGCGGTATGTGTAATTGGATTCTTGACACCGGGGCTTCCAACCATGTGACGGGTCTTTTATCATGTTTGGAAGACCGTAAGATTATACCTGGCAGGCCTGTTTGTTTACCCAATGGACAACAAGTCGTTGCCACCATGACTGGCTCGGTTTATGTTAATAAATTTCTTACTCTTTATGACGTCCTTTATATTCCAAATTTGAAGTGTAATCTGATATCGATTTCCCAGCTAACATCGGCTACTAATCTCTGTTTTGAATTTGCTAAATCTTCTTGTCTTATTCAGGACCGTTCCTTGAGGACGACGATTGGAGCCG GTACTGTGATCGAGTCCTCACTTGAGCATGATTCACCAATTTTTGATGAGCCTTTTAATGGCTCCCCATCCTCTGACCCGGACCCTTCTCCTTCGCCTGCTGGgtcggccacaccggccactgaTGGGCCTGGTCCAGAGGAGCCTCAGGAGGACCCGGTTCTCGACACAGAACAGGCCACGGACAGCTCTATCGTGAGCACTGAACCCGAACCAGCCGCGCTTGCCAAGGGCCATCGCATTCGCTTTCCAAATTCTCGTCTTAGCGGTTATGTTCTTGATACCACGCACGGTCCATCCCGGTCCTCTGACTCACCGAGCTCTTCCGTGTCGCCCTCAGGTACGCCCTATGATTTAGCAAATTATGTTAATTGTCGGTTATTTTCGCCAAAGCATCGTCAGTTTTTAGCAGCTGTGACAATGGGTATTGAACCCCCAACTTTCAAAGAAGCCATTCGTGATGAAGGTTGGTGCGAAGCTATGAAGCTTGAAATTGCTGCCCTTGAAAGGAATGAGACATGGGAGCTTGCCGATCTTCCGCCTGACAAAAAGGCCCTTGGTTGTCGATGGATTTATAAAATCAAATACAAGTCCGATGGCTCGATTGAACGATTGAAAGCACGCCTAGTTGTCTTTGGGAACCATCAAGTCGAAGGGTTGGATTAA